Proteins from a single region of Sesamum indicum cultivar Zhongzhi No. 13 linkage group LG5, S_indicum_v1.0, whole genome shotgun sequence:
- the LOC105162036 gene encoding uncharacterized protein LOC105162036 produces MDLKESRQLRWADENCESMESSSIDDSGDQTTELSDDANSFSSPSSSSSSPSCGPLYELADLMAQLPIKRGLSKYYDGKSRSFACLASVGSVEDLAKKEISCYSKRMKSCKSYGANLNNRHKFGPRPTIAKRSPKTPFSPSKGAMLVN; encoded by the exons ATGGACTTGAAAGAGTCAAGACAGCTTAGATGGGCAGATGAAAATTGTGAATCTATGGAGTCATCTTCCATTGACGATTCTGGTGATCAGACGACAGAGTTGTCGGATGATGctaattcattttcttctccttcGTCTAGTTCTTCTTCCCCTTCATGCGGTCCTCTCTATGAACTGGCTGATCTCATGGCCCAACTCCCCATCAA GAGGGGTCTTTCAAAGTATTATGATGGGAAGTCAAGGAGTTTTGCATGTTTGGCAAGTGTGGGGAGCGTTGAAGATCTTGCAAAGAAAGAGATAAGTTGTTATAGTAAAAGAATGAAATCATGCAAAAGCTATGGGGCCAATTTGAATAATCGCCACAAATTTGGTCCAAGGCCTACCATTGCAAAGAGGTCCCCCAAAACACCTTTTTCACCTTCTAAGGGTGCAATGCTGGTAAATTGA